From the genome of Miscanthus floridulus cultivar M001 chromosome 10, ASM1932011v1, whole genome shotgun sequence, one region includes:
- the LOC136486366 gene encoding uncharacterized protein isoform X5, with the protein MSRLQRKEAAYVPLSLYKQQDLETRIGRAGQRRQVPHSTTCAAPKANHESKEQAQITVKARNSCAKLTIKSSMKVRLQQVLVQS; encoded by the exons ATGAGCCGGCTCCAGAG GAAGGAGGCGGCCTATGTTCCTCTGTCTCTGTACAAGCAGCAG GACCTAGAGACCCGAATCGGAAGAGCAGGCCAGCGACGACAAGTTCCCCATAGCACAACTTGTGCAGCGCCCAA AGCTAACCATGAAAGCAAAGAGCAAGCACAGATAACGGTTAAAGCAAGGAATTCCTGTGCAAAGCTAACTATTAAATCAAGCATGAAGGTGAGGCTTCAACAAGTTCTTGTGCAGAGCTAA
- the LOC136487845 gene encoding protein RAFTIN 1B-like: MARLLHSAIIATFVLLAVGQCSNAVLTEAEVFWRTVLPDSPLPDPILKLLHPETSFANKPKDDTVAEAYSLTWLMWGLRSPSRPTKHSSPRPSKDDTVAEAYSLTWLMWGLRSPSGPTKDSSPMPPHVRDHSTDEYLAQGLFFREEAVQVGKTITLYFPLAASAPLGLLPRHVADSIPFSTSSLPSALARLGVARNSVQAANMEETLYMCGLPPKAGEAKFCATSLEALVEGSMAALGTRNIRPMTSDLPRSGAPKQPYTVRAVHPVDGSSFVSCHDHNYPYTVYMCHNTPATRAYMVELEGAGSGLVVTVAAICHTDTSHWDAEHFSFKVLGTKPGAGPICHYLPYGHNVWVKKEANRSSS, encoded by the exons ATGGCGCGACTCCTCCACTCTGCTATAATCGCCACCTTTGTTCTGCTTGCG GTTGGACAGTGTAGCAATGCAGTCCTGACGGAGGCTGAAGTGTTCTGGCGCACCGTCCTGCCCGATTCTCCGCTCCCGGACCCCATCCTCAAGCTCCTCCATCCTG AGACCAGCTTTGCAAACAAACCAAAGGATGATACGGTTGCTGAAGCGTACTCCCTGACATGGTTAATGTGGGGGCTTCGCTCCCCCTCTAGACCGACCAAGCACTCGTCTCCCAGGCCATCTAAGGATGATACGGTTGCTGAAGCCTACTCCCTGACTTGGTTAATGTGGGGGCTTCGCTCCCCCTCTGGACCGACCAAGGACTCGTCTCCCATGCCACCCCATGTCCGTGACCACAGCACTGACGAGTATCTGGCCCAGGGGCTCTTCTTCCGTGAGGAGGCAGTGCAAGTAGGCAAGACCATAACCTTATACTTCCCTTTGGCAGCCAGCGCACCGCTCGGGCTACTGCCGCGCCATGTGGCGGACTCCATTCCATTCTCGACGTCCTCGCTGCCGAGCGCCCTCGCTCGGCTCGGTGTCGCCAGGAACTCCGTGCAGGCAGCCAACATGGAGGAGACGTTATACATGTGTGGCCTGCCACCAAAGGCAGGTGAGGCCAAATTCTGCGCTACGTCGCTGGAAGCCCTGGTCGAGGGTTCCATGGCGGCGCTTGGCACCCGCAACATCCGGCCGATGACCTCCGACCTGCCCCGCTCAGGGGCACCTAAGCAACCGTACACCGTACGAGCTGTACACCCGGTGGATGGGTCGAGCTTCGTGTCATGCCACGACCATAACTACCCGTACACCGTCTACATGTGCCATAACACGCCCGCGACGAGGGCGTACATGGTGGAGCTGGAGGGTGCCGGTAGTGGCCTTGTCGTCACTGTTGCCGCGATTTGTCACACTGACACGTCCCACTGGGACGCCGAGCATTTCTCCTTCAAGGTCCTCGGCACCAAGCCTGGCGCCGGACCAATCTGCCATTATCTGCCGTATGGGCACAACGTGTGGGTCAAGAAGGAGGCAAATCGCTCGTCATCATAA
- the LOC136488211 gene encoding uncharacterized protein — MPLQKCVNSFWRDSSDIREHLICDGFLKGYTAWNLHGEASSSFVNTDNGDGADLVEESSEEDDISALLRDLACGLDDRGDFEDNSSVEVPKELVDLQKLVEANSQELFPNCKKYSKLRFLIRILHIKLLGGWTDKSFDLILDLFNGVLPEGSTLPINYYETKKLIKSIGLGYISIHACDNSCILYWKEHEKSKSCPKCEVSRWKSARKSLDGKHVYKVPKKVLRYFLIKKRLQRLFLCSKTASLTRWHDEERTRDDVLRHPGDSPLWKDFDLKYPEFAKDRRNIRLAFATDGFNPYRTQSISYSIWPGICIPYNFPPSMCMKQSNFILSLLIPGKHAPGSDMDVFLQPLVDDLLDMFVKGVRTYDASKSEYFQLRAAVLWTIIDFPGLGYASGCVTAGEAACPDFHSYTCSHRLGNGSKTCYMGHRRFLDENHPFRFDVDKFGSTKFRQAPAPLSGEEVLECTKDIVTVFGKDPYGKKPPRKKRKEGEPLVIFKRRSIWFKLPYWKELMLRHNFDVMHIGKNVYENFVNTFLGTDGKSKDNLNSHLDLQTLGIRSDLHPVDVEDQFYLPPAPYTMSPDEKKLFCEVLKGVKFPAGYASDICHNVHVNERKVFGLKSHECHIILQHLLLLAVWKVLPEVVSAAVIRVSHFFKKICASVFRKSDMDSLEAEIAETLSLLETIFLPSFFDIMVHLMVHLPAQARLAGPVHFRSMWPVERFLMRLKGDVRTKSHPKGSIMEGSMFYESLTLCGHYLHSQALRNVEEIKYAHYLSSIGVRNQRAINRMQHEQFHEWFRSHVEEICEEVPDEIQILAKAPIMSAQKYSSYTINGFDFHTESYDVGRSVQNSGVALVAESTCFQRGDNGNVIIGNKTYYGIIKEIVELNYNHKGNVVLFKCDWVDNRHHKPCKSSMFLNMLVLSDFYDMDNLESEHLFNGNGLVLLLPDLNAKVTVDVINEVVPTIRTDIDGRIVEPKKRKNVKRKRRM, encoded by the exons ATGCCCTTGCAGAAGTGTGTTAACTCATTTTGGAGAGACTCAAGTGATATACGAGAGCACTTGATATGTGATGGGTTTCTAAAAGGGTACACAGCTTGGAACTTACATGGGGAAGCTAGTTCCTCTTTTGTGAATACCGACAATGGTGATGGTGCTGATCTTGTGGAAGAGTCTAGTGAAGAGGATGACATATCTGCATTGCTTAGAGACCTAGCTTGTGGTTTAGATGATAGAGGGGATTTCGAAGACAACAGTTCTGTTGAGGTTCCTAAAGAACTAGTTGACCTCCAAAAGTTGGTAGAAGCCAATAGTCAAGAATTATTTCCTAATTGCAAGAAGTACAGTAAACTGCGTTTCCTGATTAGGATACTTCACATCAAGCTCCTTGGAGGATGGACTGACAAAAGTTTTGACCTTATACTAGATCTATTTAATGGTGTCTTACCTGAGGGTTCAACACTACCCATAAACTACTATGAAACTAAGAAATTGATTAAGTCCATAGGACTTGGGTACATTAGTATTCATGCATGTGACAATAGTTGCATTCTATATTGGAAGGAACATGAAAAATCTAAATCATGTCCAAAGTGTGAGGTTTCACGTTGGAAATCAGCTAGGAAGAGTCTAGATGGGAAACATGTGTACAAGGTTCCTAAGAAGGTTCTTCGATACTTTCTGATAAAGAAAAGGCTCCAAAGATTGTTTCTATGTTCTAAAACAGCAAGTCTAACAAGATGGCATGATGAGGAGAGAACAAGAGATGATGTTCTTAGGCATCCTGGAGATTCTCCTCTATGGAAAGACTTTGATCTTAAATATCCTGAGTTTGCTAAGGATAGAAGAAATATACGTCTTGCATTTGCCACCGATGGTTTTAATCCTTATAGAACCCAAAGTATTAGCTATAGCATTTGGCCTGGTATATGTATTCCCTACAATTTTCCACCATCAATGTGCATGAAGCAATCAAATTTCATACTCTCTTTGCTAATTCCTGGAAAACATGCTCCTGGTAGTGATATGGATGTTTTTCTCCAGCCACTTGTGGATGATTTGTTAGATATGTTTGTTAAGGGGGTTAGAACTTATGATGCATCGAAGAGTGAGTACTTCCAATTACGGGCAGCAGTGTTGTGGACTATTATAGATTTCCCGGGTCTAGGCTATGCATCTGGTTGTGTCACTGCTGGTGAAGCGGCATGTCCTGATTTCCACTCATATACTTGTTCACATAGACTTGGTAATGGCAGCAAGACTTGCTATATGGGCCATCGTAGGTTTTTGGATGAAAATCACCCATTTCGGTTCGATGTAGATAAGTTTGGTTCAACTAAATTTAGGCAGGCACCTGCTCCACTCTCTGGGGAGGAAGTGTTGGAGTGTACTAAAGATATTGTTACTGTTTTTGGCAAGGATCCATATGGAAAGAAACCACCAAGGAAGAAACGCAAGGAAGGGGAGCCATTAGTCATTTTTAAAAGGAGGTCTATTTGGTTTAAACTTCCCTATTGGAAAGAACTGATGCTGCGACATAATTTTGATGTCATGCACATAGGGAAAAATGTGTATGAGAACTTTGTTAATACATTCTTGGGTACCGATGGGAAATCTAAGGATAATCTGAATTCTCACTTAGACCTTCAAACTTTAGGTATTAGAAGTGATCTCCACCCTGTTGATGTTGAAGACCAATTTTATTTACCACCTGCACCATATACAATGAGTCCTGATGAGAAAAAATTATTTTGTGAAGTACTGAAAGGGGTAAAGTTTCCTGCTGGTTATGCATCTGATATATGTCATAATGTTCATGTCAATGAGAGAAAGGTGTTTGGCCTTAAGAGTCATGAATGCCACATCATTCTACAACACTTACTACTGCTTGCTGTGTGGAAAGTATTGCCAGAAGTAGTTAGTGCTGCAGTGATTCGTGTTAGTCATTTCTTCAAGAAAATTTGTGCTTCTGTTTTCCGCAAAAGTGATATGGATAGTCTAGAGGCTGAAATAGCTGAAACCTTAAGCCTTCTAGAGACTATATTCCTGCCCTCCTTTTTTGACATTATGGTACATCTGATGGTCCATCTTCCTGCACAAGCAAGACTAGCTGGTCCAGTACATTTCCGTAGCATGTGGCCTGTTGAGAG GTTTTTGATGAGATTGAAAGGTGATGTTCGTACAAAAAGCCATCCGAAGGGATCAATTATGGAGGGTTCTATGTTTTATGAGAGCCTTACACTATGTGGACACTATTTACACAGCCAAGCACTTAGAAATGTTGAAGAAAT AAAGTATGCTCACTATCTATCTTCAATTGGTGTTCGAAACCAACGAGCTATCAACCGAATGCAGCACGAACAATTCCATGAGTGGTTTAGGTCGCAT GTGGAAGAAATATGTGAGGAAGTACCAGATGAGATACAAATCTTAGCCAAGGCGCCAATTATGAGTGCACAAAAATATAGTAGCTACACAATAAATGGATTTGATTTTCACACTGAGTCCTATGATGTGGGTAGGTCTGTCCAAAATAGTGGCGTCGCTCTAGTTGCAGAGTCCACATGCTTTCAGAGGGGTGATAATGGTAATGTCATAATAGGAAACAAGACTTATTATGGCATTATAAAGGAGATTGTTGAATTGAACTATAACCACAAAGGAAATGTCGTTCTTTTCAAGTGTGATTGGGTTGACAACCGT CATCACAAGccgtgcaagtcttctatgttcCTGAACATGCTGGTTCTGAGTGACTTCTATGATATGGATAATTTGGAGAGTGAGCACCTATTTAATGGCAATGGACTAGTTCTGCTACTGCCTGATCTAAATGCCAAGGTGACTGTGGATGTTATTAATGAGGTTGTCCCCACTATTAGGACAGACATAGATGGTAGAATTGTTGAGcctaaaaa GAGAAAAAATGTCAAGCGCAAGAGGAGGATGTAA
- the LOC136485978 gene encoding LOW QUALITY PROTEIN: uncharacterized protein (The sequence of the model RefSeq protein was modified relative to this genomic sequence to represent the inferred CDS: deleted 1 base in 1 codon; substituted 1 base at 1 genomic stop codon), producing MDTSARKWKDYKANLKEKFFDETLTDEQMKEILKNILNDDDINDLIKFWRSPECQARTERGKANRAKLRIHHTSGSISHACRSYNLGKALGRPPRRDEVYINTHTRKNGVPLREAAGTIVSFPKXRNIVEAQPELKDRTIQEGDAYAAVCGAKEPRGRVHVLGLGPTPENIGTPGLKALMSTRIQMEIFARQKAESKNITLEQRIEELEEERMAQGRTHVEVLSQHGSNSR from the exons ATGGATACGTCTGCAAGGAAGTGGAAGGACTACAAGGCAAACTTAAAAGAGAAGTTTTTTGATGAAACATTAACAGATGAACAAATGAAGGAAATACTTAAAAATATATTAAATGATGATGACATCAATGATCTTATTAAATTTTGGAGGTCTCCTGAATGTCAA GCTCGCACTGAAAGAGGAAAAGCAAATCGTGCGAAGTTGAGGATTCATCATACATCTGGAAGCATAAGCCATGCTTGCCGTAGTTATAATCTG GGTAAAGCACTTGGACGCCCCCCTCGAAGAGATGAAGTGTACATCAATACACATACAAGAAAAAATGGAGTACCTTTAAGGGAGGCAGCAGGAACGATTGTAAGTTTT CCCAAATAAAGAAACATTGTTGAAGCTCAACCAGAGTTGAAGGATAGAACAATTCAAGAAGGCGATGCATATGCTGCTGTTTGTGGAGCAAAGGAGCCAAGAGGACGTGTTCATGTTTTGGGTCTAGGACCAACTCCCGAAAATATTGGTACCCCAGGGCTCAAAGCACTCATGTCAACAAGGATTCAAATGGAAATTTTTGCTCGACAGAAAGCTGAAAGTAAGAACATAACTCTTGAGCAACGCATTGAGGAATTGGAAGAGGAAAGGATGGCACAAGGAAGGACACATGTTGAAGTCCTGTCACAGCATGGCTCTAATTCACGATAG